A genomic segment from Castor canadensis chromosome 1, mCasCan1.hap1v2, whole genome shotgun sequence encodes:
- the Sigirr gene encoding single Ig IL-1-related receptor isoform X3 → MAGTCDRAPDFLSPSEDQALGPALGSAVSLNCTARVVSGPYCPQPSVQWLKDGLPLPNGSHYSLHEDFRVKTNFSEVLVSSILGVNLTNAEDYGAFTCSVQNVSSFSFTLWRAGLAGHVAAVLASLLVLLALLLAALLYLKCRLNVLLWYQDAYGEVEMNDGKLYDAYVSYSDSPEDRKFVNFILKPQLERRRGYKLFLDDRDLLPRAEPSADLLVNLSRCRRLIVVLSDAFLGRAWCSHSFREGLCRLLELTRRPIFITFESQKRDPTHPALHLLRQHRHLVTLLLWKPGSVTPSSDFWKELQLALPRKVQYRPVQGDPQTQLQDDKDPMLIVQGRVAESRALERELDPDPEGDLGMSTQTHYYDCLSLWRCLDPRPPWELPGLLVPLWLGVSVGLSLGSRQLQYMQVGSCWERAVAARWTSLISVPETTVPVQTSTAWCLRTMCSPHPNTV, encoded by the exons ATGGCAG GTACCTGTGACAGGGCCCCAGACTTCCTCTCCCCATCTGAAGATCAGGCCCTGGGACCTGCCCTGGGCAGTGCAGTTTCTCTGAACTGCACGGCTAGGGTGGTCTCTGGACCATACTGCCCCCAGCCTTCAGTCCAGTGGCTAAAAGACGGGCTTCCATTGCCCAATGGAAGCCACTACAGTCTCCATGAGGACTTCCG GGTCAAGACCAACTTCTCAGAGGTGCTTGTGTCCAGTATCCTGGGGGTCAACTTGACCAATGCTGAGGACTATGGGGCCTTCACCTGCTCTGTCCAGAATGTCAGCTCCTTCTCCTTCACTCTTTGGAGAGCTG GCCTGGCAGGCCATGTGGCCGCAGTGTTGGCCTCCCTCCTGGTCCTGTTGGCTCTGCTGCTAGCAGCCCTGTTATACCTCAAATGCCGCCTCAACGTGCTGCTTTGGTACCAAGATGCTTATGGGGAGGTGGAGATGAATG ACGGGAAACTCTACGACGCCTACGTGTCCTATAGCGACTCCCCAGAGGACCGCAAGTTCGTGAACTTCATCTTGAAGCCGCAGCTGGAGAGGCGTCGGGGGTACAAGCTCTTCCTGGACGACCGCGACCTCCTCCCGCGTGCAG AGCCTTCAGCCGACCTCCTGGTGAACTTGAGCCGCTGCCGGCGCCTCATCGTGGTGCTTTCAGACGCCTTTCTAGGCCGAGCCTGGTGCAGCCACAGTTTCCG GGAGGGCCTGTGCCGGCTGCTGGAGCTCACACGCAGACCCATCTTCATCACCTTCGAGAGCCAGAAGCGTGACCCCACGCACCCAGCACTCCACCTGCTGCGCCAGCATCGCCATTTGGTGACCCTACTGCTCTGGAAGCCTGGCTCCGTG ACGCCTTCCTCTGATTTTTGGAAAGAGCTGCAGCTTGCACTGCCACGGAAAGTGCAGTATAGGCCCGTGCAGGGAGACCCCCAGACCCAGCTGCAGGACGACAAGGATCCCATGCTGATTGTGCAAGGCCGTGTTGCTGAGAGCCGGGCCCTAGAGCGGGAGCTGGACCCTGACCCGGAGGGAGACCTGGGTATGTCCACCCAGACCCACTACTACGACTGCCTCTCTCTGTGGAGGTGCTTGGATCCAAGACCTCCCTGGGAACTTCCTGGACTTCTAGTGCCACTGTGGCTGGGG GTGTCCGTGGGCCTGTCTTTGGGGAGCCGCCAGCTCCAGTACATGCAAGTGGGGTCTTGCTGGGAGAGGGCCGTGGCAGCGAGATGGACGTCTCTGATCTCGGTTCCCGAAACTACAGTGCCCGTACAGACTTCTACTGCCTGGTGTCTGAGGACGATGTGTAGCCCTCACCCCAACACAGTGTAG
- the Sigirr gene encoding single Ig IL-1-related receptor isoform X1: MREECQMLGPVPTGLTSTHGTCDRAPDFLSPSEDQALGPALGSAVSLNCTARVVSGPYCPQPSVQWLKDGLPLPNGSHYSLHEDFRVKTNFSEVLVSSILGVNLTNAEDYGAFTCSVQNVSSFSFTLWRAGLAGHVAAVLASLLVLLALLLAALLYLKCRLNVLLWYQDAYGEVEMNDGKLYDAYVSYSDSPEDRKFVNFILKPQLERRRGYKLFLDDRDLLPRAEPSADLLVNLSRCRRLIVVLSDAFLGRAWCSHSFREGLCRLLELTRRPIFITFESQKRDPTHPALHLLRQHRHLVTLLLWKPGSVTPSSDFWKELQLALPRKVQYRPVQGDPQTQLQDDKDPMLIVQGRVAESRALERELDPDPEGDLGMSTQTHYYDCLSLWRCLDPRPPWELPGLLVPLWLGVSVGLSLGSRQLQYMQVGSCWERAVAARWTSLISVPETTVPVQTSTAWCLRTMCSPHPNTV, translated from the exons ATGAGGGAAGAGTGCCAAATGCTGGGCCCTGTCCCCACGGGACTCACGAGTACACATG GTACCTGTGACAGGGCCCCAGACTTCCTCTCCCCATCTGAAGATCAGGCCCTGGGACCTGCCCTGGGCAGTGCAGTTTCTCTGAACTGCACGGCTAGGGTGGTCTCTGGACCATACTGCCCCCAGCCTTCAGTCCAGTGGCTAAAAGACGGGCTTCCATTGCCCAATGGAAGCCACTACAGTCTCCATGAGGACTTCCG GGTCAAGACCAACTTCTCAGAGGTGCTTGTGTCCAGTATCCTGGGGGTCAACTTGACCAATGCTGAGGACTATGGGGCCTTCACCTGCTCTGTCCAGAATGTCAGCTCCTTCTCCTTCACTCTTTGGAGAGCTG GCCTGGCAGGCCATGTGGCCGCAGTGTTGGCCTCCCTCCTGGTCCTGTTGGCTCTGCTGCTAGCAGCCCTGTTATACCTCAAATGCCGCCTCAACGTGCTGCTTTGGTACCAAGATGCTTATGGGGAGGTGGAGATGAATG ACGGGAAACTCTACGACGCCTACGTGTCCTATAGCGACTCCCCAGAGGACCGCAAGTTCGTGAACTTCATCTTGAAGCCGCAGCTGGAGAGGCGTCGGGGGTACAAGCTCTTCCTGGACGACCGCGACCTCCTCCCGCGTGCAG AGCCTTCAGCCGACCTCCTGGTGAACTTGAGCCGCTGCCGGCGCCTCATCGTGGTGCTTTCAGACGCCTTTCTAGGCCGAGCCTGGTGCAGCCACAGTTTCCG GGAGGGCCTGTGCCGGCTGCTGGAGCTCACACGCAGACCCATCTTCATCACCTTCGAGAGCCAGAAGCGTGACCCCACGCACCCAGCACTCCACCTGCTGCGCCAGCATCGCCATTTGGTGACCCTACTGCTCTGGAAGCCTGGCTCCGTG ACGCCTTCCTCTGATTTTTGGAAAGAGCTGCAGCTTGCACTGCCACGGAAAGTGCAGTATAGGCCCGTGCAGGGAGACCCCCAGACCCAGCTGCAGGACGACAAGGATCCCATGCTGATTGTGCAAGGCCGTGTTGCTGAGAGCCGGGCCCTAGAGCGGGAGCTGGACCCTGACCCGGAGGGAGACCTGGGTATGTCCACCCAGACCCACTACTACGACTGCCTCTCTCTGTGGAGGTGCTTGGATCCAAGACCTCCCTGGGAACTTCCTGGACTTCTAGTGCCACTGTGGCTGGGG GTGTCCGTGGGCCTGTCTTTGGGGAGCCGCCAGCTCCAGTACATGCAAGTGGGGTCTTGCTGGGAGAGGGCCGTGGCAGCGAGATGGACGTCTCTGATCTCGGTTCCCGAAACTACAGTGCCCGTACAGACTTCTACTGCCTGGTGTCTGAGGACGATGTGTAGCCCTCACCCCAACACAGTGTAG
- the Pkp3 gene encoding plakophilin-3 isoform X2 has protein sequence MLCSGGDQTADQDPGAFPRQPRSQWGMSRGQYHTLQTGFSSRSQGLSGDKISAFRSIAKPTYSPASWSSRSAVDLSCSRRLSSAHNGGSAFGAVGYGGTQPTPPMPARPVSFHERGGAGSRADYDTLSLRSLRLGPGGLDDRYSVASEQLEPAAASSYRAFAYERQASSSSSRAGGLDWPEGAEGPPSRTIRAPAMRTLQRFQSSHRSRGGTGAVPGAGLEPVARAPSVRSLSLSLADSGHLPDVRGLDSYTGHRTLQRLSSGFDDIDLPSAVKYLMASDPNLQVLGAAYIQHRCYSDAAAKKQARSLQAVPRLVKLFNHANQELQRHATGAMRNLIYDNADNKLALVEENGIFELLRTLREQDDELRKNVTGILWNLSSSDHLKDRLARDTLEQLTDLVLSPLSGAGGPPLIQQNASEAEIFYNATGFLRNLSSASQATRQKMRECHGLVDALVTYINHALDVGKCEDKSVENAVCVLRNLSYRLYDEMPPSALQRLEGRGRRDLTGAPPGEVVGCFTPQSRRLRELPLTADALTFAEVSKDPKGLEWLWSPQIVGLYNRLLQRCELNRHTTEAAAGALQNITAGDRRWAGVLSRLALEQERILNPLLDRVRTADHHQLRSLTGLIRNLSRNARNKDEMSTKVVSHLIEKLPGSVGEKSPPAEVLVNIIAVLNNLVVASPIAARDLLYFDGLRKLVFIKKKRDSPDSEKSSRAASSLLANLWQYSKLHRDFRAKGYRKEDFLGP, from the exons ATGTTGTGCTCTGGCGGAGACCAGACAGCTGATCAAGACCCTGGTGCATTCCCCAGGCAGCCCAGAAGTCAGTGGG GTATGTCCAGGGGTCAGTACCATACCTTGCAGACTGGCTTCAGCTCCCGCTCCCAGGGACTGAGTGGTGACAAGATCTCG GCCTTCAGGTCCATTGCCAAGCCGACCTACAGCCCAGCCTCCTGGTCCTCCCGCTCAGCTGTGGACCTGAGCTGCAGTCGGAGGCTGAGCTCCGCCCACAATGGGGGCAGCGCCTTTGGGGCTGTAGGGTATGGGGGCACCCAGCCCACCCCACCCATGCCCGCCCGGCCAGTGTCCTTCCATGAGCGTGGTGGGGCAGGCAGCCGGGCTGATTATGACACATTGTCCCTGCGCTCACTGAGGCTGGGGCCAGGGGGCCTGGATGACCGCTACAGTGTGGCATCTGAGCAGCTGGAGCCTGCAGCTGCCTCCTCCTACAGAGCCTTTGCCTATGAACGTCAGGCCAGCTCCAGCTCAAGCCGGGCAGGGGGGTTGGACTGGCCAGAGGGTGCTGAGGGTCCCCCCAGCCGGACCATCCGTGCCCCTGCCATGAGGACCCTGCAGCGATTCCAGAGCAGCCACCGAAGCCGTGGAGGGACCGGGGCAGTGCCGGGGGCTGGCCTGGAGCCTGTGGCCCGAGCTCCTTCTGTGCGCAGCCTCAGTCTCAGCCTGGCAGACTCGGGCCACCTGCCAGATGTGCGTGGGCTGGACAGCTATACTGGCCACCGCACCCTGCAGAGGCTCAGCAGTGG CTTTGATGACATTGACCTGCCCTCCGCAGTCAAGTACCTCATGGCCTCAGACCCCAACCTGCAGGTTCTAGGAGCAGCCTATATCCAGCACAGGTGCTACAGTGACGCAGCAGCCAAGAAGCAG GCTCGCAGCCTTCAGGCCGTGCCTAGGCTGGTGAAGCTCTTCAACCACGCCAACCAGGAGCTGCAGCGCCATGCCACGGGCGCCATGCGTAACCTCATCTACGATAATGCGGATAACAAGCTGGCCCTGGTTGAGGAGAATGGCATCTTTGAGCTGCTGCGGACACTGCGAGAGCAGGACGACGAACTGCGCAAGAATGTCACAG GGATCCTGTGGAACCTGTCATCCAGTGACCACCTGAAGGATCGCTTGGCCCGTGACACGCTGGAGCAGCTCACAGACCTGGTGCTGAGCCCCCTGTCAGGGGCAGGTGGGCCCCCCCTCATCCAGCAGAATGCCTCTGAGGCTGAGATCTTCTACAATGCTACTGGTTTTCTTag GAATCTCAGCTCAGCCTCCCAGGCCACTCGCCAGAAGATGCGCGAGTGCCACGGGCTAGTGGATGCTCTGGTCACCTACATCAACCATGCCCTGGACGTGGGCAAGTGCGAGGACAAG AGCGTGGAGAACGCTGTGTGCGTGCTGAGGAACTTGTCCTACCGCCTGTATGACGAGATGCCACCATCGGCCCTGCAGAGGCTTGAGGGCCGGGGCCGCAGGGACCTGACCGGGGCACCACCTGGTGAGGTGGTGGGCTGCTTCACACCACAGAGCCGGCGGCTTCGTGAG CTGCCTCTGACAGCCGATGCGCTCACCTTCGCGGAGGTGTCTAAGGACCCCAAGGGCCTCGAGTGGCTGTGGAGCCCACAGATCGTGGGGCTCTATAACAGGCTGTTGCAGCGCTGTGAGTTGAACCGGCACACAACAGAGGCAGCTGCTGGTGCACTACAGAACATCACCGCAGGCGACCGCAGG TGGGCAGGCGTGCTAAGCCGCCTGGCCCTGGAACAGGAGCGCATCCTAAACCCTCTGCTGGACCGTGTTCGGACCGCTGACCACCACCAGCTGCGCTCGCTGACTGGCCTTATCCGAAATCTGTCACGGAATGCCAGGAACAAGGATGAGATGT CTACCAAGGTGGTGAGTCACCTGATTGAGAAGCTCCCTGGCAGTGTGGGTGAGAAGTCTCCCCCCGCCGAGGTGCTGGTCAATATCATAGCTGTACTCAACAACCTGGTGGTGGCCAGTCCCATTGCCGCCCGAGATCTGCTCTACTTTGATGGGCTCCGAAAGCTTGTCTTCATCAAGAAGAAGCGGGACAG CCCCGACAGTGAGAAGTCCTCCCGAGCAGCCTCCAGCCTCTTGGCCAACCTATGGCAGTACAGCAAGCTGCACCGAGACTTCCGGGCG AAGGGCTATCGGAAGGAGGACTTCCTGGGCCCGTAG
- the Pkp3 gene encoding plakophilin-3 isoform X1 encodes MEPRMHRSAAVASGMSPGSNGIGIRTTSRPEAGVCSLALPSDLQLDRRGTEGPEADRLRAARVQEQVRARLLQLGQQHRHNGAAEPESATDVSRGMSRGQYHTLQTGFSSRSQGLSGDKISAFRSIAKPTYSPASWSSRSAVDLSCSRRLSSAHNGGSAFGAVGYGGTQPTPPMPARPVSFHERGGAGSRADYDTLSLRSLRLGPGGLDDRYSVASEQLEPAAASSYRAFAYERQASSSSSRAGGLDWPEGAEGPPSRTIRAPAMRTLQRFQSSHRSRGGTGAVPGAGLEPVARAPSVRSLSLSLADSGHLPDVRGLDSYTGHRTLQRLSSGFDDIDLPSAVKYLMASDPNLQVLGAAYIQHRCYSDAAAKKQARSLQAVPRLVKLFNHANQELQRHATGAMRNLIYDNADNKLALVEENGIFELLRTLREQDDELRKNVTGILWNLSSSDHLKDRLARDTLEQLTDLVLSPLSGAGGPPLIQQNASEAEIFYNATGFLRNLSSASQATRQKMRECHGLVDALVTYINHALDVGKCEDKSVENAVCVLRNLSYRLYDEMPPSALQRLEGRGRRDLTGAPPGEVVGCFTPQSRRLRELPLTADALTFAEVSKDPKGLEWLWSPQIVGLYNRLLQRCELNRHTTEAAAGALQNITAGDRRWAGVLSRLALEQERILNPLLDRVRTADHHQLRSLTGLIRNLSRNARNKDEMSTKVVSHLIEKLPGSVGEKSPPAEVLVNIIAVLNNLVVASPIAARDLLYFDGLRKLVFIKKKRDSPDSEKSSRAASSLLANLWQYSKLHRDFRAKGYRKEDFLGP; translated from the exons ATGGAGCCCAGGATGCATCGGTCTGCAGCAGTGGCCTCTGGGATGAGCCCAGGGTCCAACGGGATCGGGATCCGGACCACCAGCAGG CCGGAGGCTGGCGTGTGCTCCCTGGCCCTGCCCTCAGACCTGCAGCTGGACCGCCGGGGCACCGAGGGACCGGAGGCTGATCGACTGCGAGCAGCCCGAGTACAGGAGCAGGTCCGAGCCCGCCTCCTGCAGCTGGGGCAGCAGCACCGGCACAATGGGGCAGCTGAGCCGGAGAGTGCCACTGATGTTAGCAGAG GTATGTCCAGGGGTCAGTACCATACCTTGCAGACTGGCTTCAGCTCCCGCTCCCAGGGACTGAGTGGTGACAAGATCTCG GCCTTCAGGTCCATTGCCAAGCCGACCTACAGCCCAGCCTCCTGGTCCTCCCGCTCAGCTGTGGACCTGAGCTGCAGTCGGAGGCTGAGCTCCGCCCACAATGGGGGCAGCGCCTTTGGGGCTGTAGGGTATGGGGGCACCCAGCCCACCCCACCCATGCCCGCCCGGCCAGTGTCCTTCCATGAGCGTGGTGGGGCAGGCAGCCGGGCTGATTATGACACATTGTCCCTGCGCTCACTGAGGCTGGGGCCAGGGGGCCTGGATGACCGCTACAGTGTGGCATCTGAGCAGCTGGAGCCTGCAGCTGCCTCCTCCTACAGAGCCTTTGCCTATGAACGTCAGGCCAGCTCCAGCTCAAGCCGGGCAGGGGGGTTGGACTGGCCAGAGGGTGCTGAGGGTCCCCCCAGCCGGACCATCCGTGCCCCTGCCATGAGGACCCTGCAGCGATTCCAGAGCAGCCACCGAAGCCGTGGAGGGACCGGGGCAGTGCCGGGGGCTGGCCTGGAGCCTGTGGCCCGAGCTCCTTCTGTGCGCAGCCTCAGTCTCAGCCTGGCAGACTCGGGCCACCTGCCAGATGTGCGTGGGCTGGACAGCTATACTGGCCACCGCACCCTGCAGAGGCTCAGCAGTGG CTTTGATGACATTGACCTGCCCTCCGCAGTCAAGTACCTCATGGCCTCAGACCCCAACCTGCAGGTTCTAGGAGCAGCCTATATCCAGCACAGGTGCTACAGTGACGCAGCAGCCAAGAAGCAG GCTCGCAGCCTTCAGGCCGTGCCTAGGCTGGTGAAGCTCTTCAACCACGCCAACCAGGAGCTGCAGCGCCATGCCACGGGCGCCATGCGTAACCTCATCTACGATAATGCGGATAACAAGCTGGCCCTGGTTGAGGAGAATGGCATCTTTGAGCTGCTGCGGACACTGCGAGAGCAGGACGACGAACTGCGCAAGAATGTCACAG GGATCCTGTGGAACCTGTCATCCAGTGACCACCTGAAGGATCGCTTGGCCCGTGACACGCTGGAGCAGCTCACAGACCTGGTGCTGAGCCCCCTGTCAGGGGCAGGTGGGCCCCCCCTCATCCAGCAGAATGCCTCTGAGGCTGAGATCTTCTACAATGCTACTGGTTTTCTTag GAATCTCAGCTCAGCCTCCCAGGCCACTCGCCAGAAGATGCGCGAGTGCCACGGGCTAGTGGATGCTCTGGTCACCTACATCAACCATGCCCTGGACGTGGGCAAGTGCGAGGACAAG AGCGTGGAGAACGCTGTGTGCGTGCTGAGGAACTTGTCCTACCGCCTGTATGACGAGATGCCACCATCGGCCCTGCAGAGGCTTGAGGGCCGGGGCCGCAGGGACCTGACCGGGGCACCACCTGGTGAGGTGGTGGGCTGCTTCACACCACAGAGCCGGCGGCTTCGTGAG CTGCCTCTGACAGCCGATGCGCTCACCTTCGCGGAGGTGTCTAAGGACCCCAAGGGCCTCGAGTGGCTGTGGAGCCCACAGATCGTGGGGCTCTATAACAGGCTGTTGCAGCGCTGTGAGTTGAACCGGCACACAACAGAGGCAGCTGCTGGTGCACTACAGAACATCACCGCAGGCGACCGCAGG TGGGCAGGCGTGCTAAGCCGCCTGGCCCTGGAACAGGAGCGCATCCTAAACCCTCTGCTGGACCGTGTTCGGACCGCTGACCACCACCAGCTGCGCTCGCTGACTGGCCTTATCCGAAATCTGTCACGGAATGCCAGGAACAAGGATGAGATGT CTACCAAGGTGGTGAGTCACCTGATTGAGAAGCTCCCTGGCAGTGTGGGTGAGAAGTCTCCCCCCGCCGAGGTGCTGGTCAATATCATAGCTGTACTCAACAACCTGGTGGTGGCCAGTCCCATTGCCGCCCGAGATCTGCTCTACTTTGATGGGCTCCGAAAGCTTGTCTTCATCAAGAAGAAGCGGGACAG CCCCGACAGTGAGAAGTCCTCCCGAGCAGCCTCCAGCCTCTTGGCCAACCTATGGCAGTACAGCAAGCTGCACCGAGACTTCCGGGCG AAGGGCTATCGGAAGGAGGACTTCCTGGGCCCGTAG
- the Pkp3 gene encoding plakophilin-3 isoform X3 has product MSRGQYHTLQTGFSSRSQGLSGDKISAFRSIAKPTYSPASWSSRSAVDLSCSRRLSSAHNGGSAFGAVGYGGTQPTPPMPARPVSFHERGGAGSRADYDTLSLRSLRLGPGGLDDRYSVASEQLEPAAASSYRAFAYERQASSSSSRAGGLDWPEGAEGPPSRTIRAPAMRTLQRFQSSHRSRGGTGAVPGAGLEPVARAPSVRSLSLSLADSGHLPDVRGLDSYTGHRTLQRLSSGFDDIDLPSAVKYLMASDPNLQVLGAAYIQHRCYSDAAAKKQARSLQAVPRLVKLFNHANQELQRHATGAMRNLIYDNADNKLALVEENGIFELLRTLREQDDELRKNVTGILWNLSSSDHLKDRLARDTLEQLTDLVLSPLSGAGGPPLIQQNASEAEIFYNATGFLRNLSSASQATRQKMRECHGLVDALVTYINHALDVGKCEDKSVENAVCVLRNLSYRLYDEMPPSALQRLEGRGRRDLTGAPPGEVVGCFTPQSRRLRELPLTADALTFAEVSKDPKGLEWLWSPQIVGLYNRLLQRCELNRHTTEAAAGALQNITAGDRRWAGVLSRLALEQERILNPLLDRVRTADHHQLRSLTGLIRNLSRNARNKDEMSTKVVSHLIEKLPGSVGEKSPPAEVLVNIIAVLNNLVVASPIAARDLLYFDGLRKLVFIKKKRDSPDSEKSSRAASSLLANLWQYSKLHRDFRAKGYRKEDFLGP; this is encoded by the exons ATGTCCAGGGGTCAGTACCATACCTTGCAGACTGGCTTCAGCTCCCGCTCCCAGGGACTGAGTGGTGACAAGATCTCG GCCTTCAGGTCCATTGCCAAGCCGACCTACAGCCCAGCCTCCTGGTCCTCCCGCTCAGCTGTGGACCTGAGCTGCAGTCGGAGGCTGAGCTCCGCCCACAATGGGGGCAGCGCCTTTGGGGCTGTAGGGTATGGGGGCACCCAGCCCACCCCACCCATGCCCGCCCGGCCAGTGTCCTTCCATGAGCGTGGTGGGGCAGGCAGCCGGGCTGATTATGACACATTGTCCCTGCGCTCACTGAGGCTGGGGCCAGGGGGCCTGGATGACCGCTACAGTGTGGCATCTGAGCAGCTGGAGCCTGCAGCTGCCTCCTCCTACAGAGCCTTTGCCTATGAACGTCAGGCCAGCTCCAGCTCAAGCCGGGCAGGGGGGTTGGACTGGCCAGAGGGTGCTGAGGGTCCCCCCAGCCGGACCATCCGTGCCCCTGCCATGAGGACCCTGCAGCGATTCCAGAGCAGCCACCGAAGCCGTGGAGGGACCGGGGCAGTGCCGGGGGCTGGCCTGGAGCCTGTGGCCCGAGCTCCTTCTGTGCGCAGCCTCAGTCTCAGCCTGGCAGACTCGGGCCACCTGCCAGATGTGCGTGGGCTGGACAGCTATACTGGCCACCGCACCCTGCAGAGGCTCAGCAGTGG CTTTGATGACATTGACCTGCCCTCCGCAGTCAAGTACCTCATGGCCTCAGACCCCAACCTGCAGGTTCTAGGAGCAGCCTATATCCAGCACAGGTGCTACAGTGACGCAGCAGCCAAGAAGCAG GCTCGCAGCCTTCAGGCCGTGCCTAGGCTGGTGAAGCTCTTCAACCACGCCAACCAGGAGCTGCAGCGCCATGCCACGGGCGCCATGCGTAACCTCATCTACGATAATGCGGATAACAAGCTGGCCCTGGTTGAGGAGAATGGCATCTTTGAGCTGCTGCGGACACTGCGAGAGCAGGACGACGAACTGCGCAAGAATGTCACAG GGATCCTGTGGAACCTGTCATCCAGTGACCACCTGAAGGATCGCTTGGCCCGTGACACGCTGGAGCAGCTCACAGACCTGGTGCTGAGCCCCCTGTCAGGGGCAGGTGGGCCCCCCCTCATCCAGCAGAATGCCTCTGAGGCTGAGATCTTCTACAATGCTACTGGTTTTCTTag GAATCTCAGCTCAGCCTCCCAGGCCACTCGCCAGAAGATGCGCGAGTGCCACGGGCTAGTGGATGCTCTGGTCACCTACATCAACCATGCCCTGGACGTGGGCAAGTGCGAGGACAAG AGCGTGGAGAACGCTGTGTGCGTGCTGAGGAACTTGTCCTACCGCCTGTATGACGAGATGCCACCATCGGCCCTGCAGAGGCTTGAGGGCCGGGGCCGCAGGGACCTGACCGGGGCACCACCTGGTGAGGTGGTGGGCTGCTTCACACCACAGAGCCGGCGGCTTCGTGAG CTGCCTCTGACAGCCGATGCGCTCACCTTCGCGGAGGTGTCTAAGGACCCCAAGGGCCTCGAGTGGCTGTGGAGCCCACAGATCGTGGGGCTCTATAACAGGCTGTTGCAGCGCTGTGAGTTGAACCGGCACACAACAGAGGCAGCTGCTGGTGCACTACAGAACATCACCGCAGGCGACCGCAGG TGGGCAGGCGTGCTAAGCCGCCTGGCCCTGGAACAGGAGCGCATCCTAAACCCTCTGCTGGACCGTGTTCGGACCGCTGACCACCACCAGCTGCGCTCGCTGACTGGCCTTATCCGAAATCTGTCACGGAATGCCAGGAACAAGGATGAGATGT CTACCAAGGTGGTGAGTCACCTGATTGAGAAGCTCCCTGGCAGTGTGGGTGAGAAGTCTCCCCCCGCCGAGGTGCTGGTCAATATCATAGCTGTACTCAACAACCTGGTGGTGGCCAGTCCCATTGCCGCCCGAGATCTGCTCTACTTTGATGGGCTCCGAAAGCTTGTCTTCATCAAGAAGAAGCGGGACAG CCCCGACAGTGAGAAGTCCTCCCGAGCAGCCTCCAGCCTCTTGGCCAACCTATGGCAGTACAGCAAGCTGCACCGAGACTTCCGGGCG AAGGGCTATCGGAAGGAGGACTTCCTGGGCCCGTAG
- the Sigirr gene encoding single Ig IL-1-related receptor isoform X2 → MREECQMLGPVPTGLTSTHGTCDRAPDFLSPSEDQALGPALGSAVSLNCTARVVSGPYCPQPSVQWLKDGLPLPNGSHYSLHEDFRVKTNFSEVLVSSILGVNLTNAEDYGAFTCSVQNVSSFSFTLWRAGLAGHVAAVLASLLVLLALLLAALLYLKCRLNVLLWYQDAYGEVEMNDGKLYDAYVSYSDSPEDRKFVNFILKPQLERRRGYKLFLDDRDLLPRAEPSADLLVNLSRCRRLIVVLSDAFLGRAWCSHSFREGLCRLLELTRRPIFITFESQKRDPTHPALHLLRQHRHLVTLLLWKPGSVTPSSDFWKELQLALPRKVQYRPVQGDPQTQLQDDKDPMLIVQGRVAESRALERELDPDPEGDLGVRGPVFGEPPAPVHASGVLLGEGRGSEMDVSDLGSRNYSARTDFYCLVSEDDV, encoded by the exons ATGAGGGAAGAGTGCCAAATGCTGGGCCCTGTCCCCACGGGACTCACGAGTACACATG GTACCTGTGACAGGGCCCCAGACTTCCTCTCCCCATCTGAAGATCAGGCCCTGGGACCTGCCCTGGGCAGTGCAGTTTCTCTGAACTGCACGGCTAGGGTGGTCTCTGGACCATACTGCCCCCAGCCTTCAGTCCAGTGGCTAAAAGACGGGCTTCCATTGCCCAATGGAAGCCACTACAGTCTCCATGAGGACTTCCG GGTCAAGACCAACTTCTCAGAGGTGCTTGTGTCCAGTATCCTGGGGGTCAACTTGACCAATGCTGAGGACTATGGGGCCTTCACCTGCTCTGTCCAGAATGTCAGCTCCTTCTCCTTCACTCTTTGGAGAGCTG GCCTGGCAGGCCATGTGGCCGCAGTGTTGGCCTCCCTCCTGGTCCTGTTGGCTCTGCTGCTAGCAGCCCTGTTATACCTCAAATGCCGCCTCAACGTGCTGCTTTGGTACCAAGATGCTTATGGGGAGGTGGAGATGAATG ACGGGAAACTCTACGACGCCTACGTGTCCTATAGCGACTCCCCAGAGGACCGCAAGTTCGTGAACTTCATCTTGAAGCCGCAGCTGGAGAGGCGTCGGGGGTACAAGCTCTTCCTGGACGACCGCGACCTCCTCCCGCGTGCAG AGCCTTCAGCCGACCTCCTGGTGAACTTGAGCCGCTGCCGGCGCCTCATCGTGGTGCTTTCAGACGCCTTTCTAGGCCGAGCCTGGTGCAGCCACAGTTTCCG GGAGGGCCTGTGCCGGCTGCTGGAGCTCACACGCAGACCCATCTTCATCACCTTCGAGAGCCAGAAGCGTGACCCCACGCACCCAGCACTCCACCTGCTGCGCCAGCATCGCCATTTGGTGACCCTACTGCTCTGGAAGCCTGGCTCCGTG ACGCCTTCCTCTGATTTTTGGAAAGAGCTGCAGCTTGCACTGCCACGGAAAGTGCAGTATAGGCCCGTGCAGGGAGACCCCCAGACCCAGCTGCAGGACGACAAGGATCCCATGCTGATTGTGCAAGGCCGTGTTGCTGAGAGCCGGGCCCTAGAGCGGGAGCTGGACCCTGACCCGGAGGGAGACCTGG GTGTCCGTGGGCCTGTCTTTGGGGAGCCGCCAGCTCCAGTACATGCAAGTGGGGTCTTGCTGGGAGAGGGCCGTGGCAGCGAGATGGACGTCTCTGATCTCGGTTCCCGAAACTACAGTGCCCGTACAGACTTCTACTGCCTGGTGTCTGAGGACGATGTGTAG